The following are from one region of the Bactrocera oleae isolate idBacOlea1 chromosome 6, idBacOlea1, whole genome shotgun sequence genome:
- the LOC106624919 gene encoding serine protease 1-like, with protein MKFIICLALILAVAEYERALYVPVVSEKFDGRITNGKDAAPNQFPYQVGLLLTTASRTSWCGGSLIGKNWVLTGAHCTETANFVQVYLGAIVRTSPAVSYNISKSDIIVYPGWIKKTTKNDISLIRIPTVNYTAAIQPVALPKIASSYPTYNGESVIASGWGRTSDTSTSAASKLQYATMTVISNAQCKKSYEGISASNICTATTGGISTCSGDSGGPLVLASSKVLVGVTSFSSNEGCSLGYPAAFTRLTSYLDWIEQETGISA; from the exons ATGAAATTCATAATATGTTTAGCATTAATTTTGGCTGTTGCCGAGTATGAGCGCGCGCTTTATGTGCCTGTGGTGAGCGAGAAGTTTGATGGACGTATTACAAATGGAAAAGACGCTGCCCCAAATCAATTTCCTTACCAAGTTGGTTTGCTATTGACTACCGCTAGCCGTACGTCTTGGTGTGGCGGTTCATTGATTGGCAAAAACTGGGTGCTTACTGGTGCTCATTGCACTGAGAC CGCCAACTTCGTACAGGTTTATCTTGGTGCCATAGTTCGTACTAGTCCAGCTGTTTCCTACAATATCAGCAAGAGTGACATCATTGTCTATCCCGGCTGGAttaaaaaaactactaaaaatgatATTTCACTCATTCGCATCCCAACCGTTAACTACACGGCCGCTATTCAGCCTGTTGCCCTACCGAAGATTGCTTCATCATACCCAACTTATAACGGTGAAAGCGTTATCGCTTCCGGCTGGGGTCGTACCTCTGACACTTCGACCAGCGCTGCTTCTAAATTGCAATATGCCACCATGACTGTTATCTCCAATGCCCAGTGCAAGAAGTCCTATGAAGGTATATCAGCAAGCAATATATGTACTGCCACAACCGGTGGTATCTCCACCTGCAGCGGTGACTCCGGCGGTCCATTGGTGTTGGCATCCAGTAAAGTACTAGTCGGTGTGACTTCATTCAGCTCTAATGAGGGTTGTTCTTTGGGTTACCCAGCAGCATTTACCCGCCTTACTAGCTACTTGGACTGGATTGAACAAGAAACTGGCATTTCTGCTTAA
- the tant gene encoding protein tantalus, with amino-acid sequence MERILSGIAKINFQQNCEDILVESRLGNMAAQLQEMSEAVDTNGECKKNDNTAESDIESDLNSSGETNLFGDDDADSSSSASKGGGSLSQRRNLPRRACKENSLKVKRRSIVKPKRHSSSMTCDFSMLRPADIRKIYCNKKLKSFRPTCLETIFEDPQPEQRRGNDAVAACNSALRLIGLRKIRRSLSCSDGLNTNKTLIKQRRAKIKKAFGRRSACKKISLHDFIDRLNKSYGDEADVEDADLETDDNTPQDESMEAEMCAVAIDSSLSAETTPTKTDFAMQLETDLVDANEYSIQKVEKGSLYLVPNNCGTLSYSSDTADASLSSA; translated from the exons atgGAACGTATTCTTTCTGGTAtagcgaaaataaattttcaacaaaattgtgaagatattttggtTGAAAGTCG TTTGGGAAACATGGCCGCTCAGTTGCAAGAGATGTCTGAAGCAGTAGATACAAACGGCGAGTGTAAGAAAAACGATAACACTGCAGAAAGTGACATAGAATCAGATTTAAATAGTTCCGGCGAAACCAATTTATTTGGTGATGATGATGCAGATAGCAGCAGTAGCGCTAGCAAAGGCGGTGGCAGTCTTTCACAGCGTCGCAATTTACCGCGTCGTGCTTGCAAAGAAAATAGCTTAAAAGTAAAACGACGTTCGATTGTGAAACCAAAACGCCACAGCTCCTCAATGACATGTGATTTCTCTATGCTCCGTCCAGCTGATATACGTAAAATTTACTGCAATAAAAAGCTGAAAAGTTTCCGACCTACTTGCTTGGAGACAATCTTTGAAGATCCACAGCCTGAGCAGCGTCGCGGCAATGATGCAGTTGCAGCCTGCAATAGTGCATTACGTTTAATTGGTTTGCGTAAAATACGGCGTTCACTATCCTGTTCAGATGGTTTAAATActaataaaactttaataaaacaGCGACGTGCTAAAATTAAGAAAGCCTTTGGTCGCCGAAGTGCTtgcaaaaagatttcattacaTGATTTCATTGATCGTTTGAATAAAAGTTACGGCGACGAAGCGGACGTAGAAGATGCCGATCTAGAGACTGACGACAATACTCCACAGGATGAATCAATGGAGGCAGAAATGTGCGCTGTGGCGATAGATTCTTCGCTGTCTGCAGAAACGACACCAACAAAGACTGATTTCGCAATGCAATTAGAAACGGATTTGGTGGATGCAAATGAGTATAGCATACAAAAGGTTGAGAAAGGTTCGTTATATCTTGTGCCAAATAATTGTGGAACTCTGTCATATTCTTCAGATACAGCGGATGCTAGTTTGAGTTCTGCATAG
- the LOC106624916 gene encoding brachyurin, whose translation MKLVLALAVCFFGSVIASSDKVDWTNVPPLHVDPKIPYHPRMNLDGPTGRITNGQIADEKQFPYQAGLRLYISGGAVWCGGSLISDRWVLTAAHCTDSLTTGVDVYLGAWDRTDATEKNQQIIFVSKKNVIVHENWDRSAIINDISLIKLPVPIEFNDYIQPIALPKKSASYDTYVNQPVIASGWGKITDSATAVTNILRWIEVPVLSNTVCNRWFVGSVKSTNICIRTTGGKSTCNGDSGGPLAYNDGESTVLVGATSFGIALGCEIGWPSVFTRITSYLDWIEEKTGIAYN comes from the exons ATGAAGCTAGTACTTGCCTTGGCTGTCTGCTTTTTTGGCAGCGTGATCGCTTCTAGCGATAAAGTGGATTGGACTAATGTACCACCATTACATGTGGATCCTAAAATCCCATATCATCCACGCATGAACCTCGATGGACCTACAGGACGTATTACCAATGGTCAAATAGCTGATGAAAAACAATTCCCCTATCAAGCCGGTTTGAGATTGTACATATCCGGTGGCGCTGTTTGGTGTGGTGGCAGTTTGATCTCTGATCGTTGGGTGCTGACCGCTGCGCATTGCACAGATTCTTT GACCACTGGCGTTGATGTGTACTTGGGCGCTTGGGATCGCACAGATGCAACCGAAAAGAACCAACAGATCATTTTCGTTTCTAAAAAGAATGTTATTGTGCACGAGAACTGGGATAGATCCGCAATTATCAATGATATTTCGCTCATTAAATTGCCAGTTCCAATTGAATTCAACG ATTACATTCAACCAATTGCCTTGCCCAAAAAATCAGCCAGTTACGACACCTACGTCAATCAGCCCGTGATCGCTTCCGGTTGGGGAAAGATTACCGATT CTGCTACGGCCGTCACCAATATATTGCGTTGGATTGAAGTGCCAGTTTTGTCGAACACAGTTTGCAACCGTTGGTTCGTTGGTTCCGTTAAGTCCACAAACATTTGCATCAGGACAACTGGCGGTAAGTCAACTTGCAACGGTGATTCGGGTGGTCCATTGGCGTACAATGATGGTGAGAGCACTGTTTTGGTTGGTGCCACTTCCTTTGGTATTGCTTTGGGTTGTGAGATTGGCTGGCCAAGTGTGTTCACTCGCATCACTTCCTACTTGGATTGGATCGAAGAAAAGACCGGTATTGCATATAACTAA
- the LOC106624918 gene encoding LOW QUALITY PROTEIN: serine protease 1 (The sequence of the model RefSeq protein was modified relative to this genomic sequence to represent the inferred CDS: inserted 2 bases in 1 codon): MSCSPLSYSFYTFIEDLPTSPVLSGRITNGNKAATGQFPYQVGLSLARSTGNYWCGGSLIGSTWVLTAAHCSNQVFQAIVYLGSTARTSAKVKYTVTSSSIYQHTGFNSKTLANDITLIKIPAVTYTSAISAIKXTYTGSYAIASGWGRTSDTSSTSSSLNYSSLPIIANSICSVTYGTKVITANTICVSTPSGTSTCQGDSGGPLALESDGVLIGVTSFVSSAGCASGSPAGFIRVTSYLNWIKEKTGISY, from the exons ATGAGTTGTTC GCCTTTATCGTATtcgttttatacatttatagagGACTTGCCAACATCACCAGTTCTATCCGGACGTATTACCAACGGCAACAAAGCTGCGACTGGACAATTTCCTTATCAAGTCGGTTTGTCGCTAGCACGCAGCACAGGCAATTATTGGTGCGGTGGTTCCCTCATCGGCTCCACTTGGGTTTTAACAGCAGCTCACTGCTCTAACCA agtTTTTCAGGCGATCGTCTATCTGGGCAGCACTGCACGTACTTCAGCTAAAGTCAAATACACCGTTACCTCCAGTTCTATCTACCAACACACCGGCTTTAACTCCAAAACTCTTGCCAATGACATAACATTGATTAAAATCCCTGCTGTGACTTACACTAGCGCAATTTCCGCCATTAA TACCTACACTGGCAGCTATGCTATTGCTTCAGGCTGGGGCCGCACCAGTGACA CATCTTCGACTTCTTCATCTTTGAATTACTCTAGTCTACCGATCATAGCAAATTCGATCTGTTCTGTTACTTATGGCACAAAAGTGATAACGGCCAACACCATCTGTGTATCTACACCTAGTGGTACGTCCACCTGCCAAGGTGATTCTGGTGGTCCATTGGCTTTGGAATCCGATGGTGTGCTTATCGGCGTTACTTCGTTCGTATCGAGCGCCGGTTGCGCTTCTGGATCACCAGCTGGTTTCATTCGTGTTACTAGCTACCTCAATTGGATTAAGGAGAAAACTGGCATATCTTACTAA
- the LOC106625633 gene encoding brachyurin, which translates to MISHTNKVPILQLLLLTSLVERYNATSWRQVKPMYLLSMYEPSDVYSSEPTVLSLEADTDAEDDMRLHRTPAMDRIFGGSVAQRHSFPYQVGLLLQRPKGLYWCGGALISDEYVLTAAHCVDMAKRALVFLGAHEIKNADEIGQVRIMVKRNSFIIYPTWNPRRLKDDIALVRLPVPIAFNDRIQPIPLPRRSYEYQDFENKLAIASGWGRYAMGAHAISNVLRYVRLRIIDGWTCKRSFPLSYHSTNICTSGRYARSTCNGDSGGPLVVRRKHTKKRILVGLTSFGSIHGCNLGYPAAFTKVASYLDWINDETGIELWHESSNAIVFKKMLKDYERKQCRDHYLKEDLTLEDEEDLSYSTEQIPEFTPARLKRPSRVGRTSYTLRPPRQRLLYPPPRNYPKYIFL; encoded by the exons ATGATTTCACACACCAACAAAGTGCCAATACTGCAACTGCTGCTGCTAACGAGCTTAGTGGAGCGCTACAACGCCACTAGCTGGCGGCAAGTGAAACCAATGTATCTGCTATCCATGTACGAGCCGTCCGATGTTTATTCTAGTGAGCCGACGGTTTTAAGTTTAGAAGCAGACACAGATGCAGAGGACGATATGCGGTTGCATCGCACGCCAGCGATGGATCGTATTTTTGGCGGTAGTGTGGCACAACGTCACAGTTTTCCATATCAAGTCGGTTTGTTGCTGCAGCGACCCAAAGGGCTATACTGGTGCGGTGGTGCATTGATTTCGGATGAATATGTTTTGACTGCGGCCCATTGCgtggatat GGCCAAGCGTGCTTTAGTGTTTCTAGGTGCGCATGAGATTAAAAACGCCGACGAAATTGGTCAAGTGCGTATTATGGTTAAGCGTAATAGTTTCATCATATATCCAACATGGAATCCGCGACGTCTCAAAGATGACATCGCTTTGGTGCGTTTGCCAGTGCCTATCGCATTTAATG ACCGCATACAGCCGATTCCGTTGCCGCGTCGTAGTTATGAGTACCAggactttgaaaataaattagctATCGCTTCCGGCTGGGGACGCTACGCGATGGGGGCGCATGCTATTAGTAACGTACTACGTTATGTGAGGCTGCGCATAATCGATGGTTGGACCTGTAAACGCAGTTTCCCACTTTCATATCATAGTACGAATATCTGTACGAGCGGCAGGTATGCGCGTTCCACATGCAACGGCGATTCTGGCGGTCCACTGGTTGTGCGTCGCAAACATACCAAAAAACGTATACTCGTCGGCCTCACATCATTCGGAAGTATACATGGCTGTAATCTCGGCTATCCGGCGGCATTTACGAAAGTCGCTTCATATCTAGACTGGATTAATGATGAGACCGGCATTGAATTGTGGCATGAATCATCGAATGCAATAGTTTTcaagaaaatgttaaaagattATGAGCGAAAGCAATGCAGAGACCATTATCTAAAGGAGGACTTAACGTTGGAAGATGAAGAAGATTTGAGTTACAGCACCGAACAGATACCCGAGTTTACCCCAGCACGCCTGAAACGCCCATCCAGGGTTGGGCGCACGTCGTATACTTTAAGACCACCAAGGCAAAGATTGCTATATCCGCCGCCAAGAAAttatccaaaatatattttcttgtaa
- the LOC118681124 gene encoding serine protease 1, whose protein sequence is MKFLVVFTLLLASAYASPVLFQRQLEVPVLADDLEGRITNGQTASPGQFPYQVGISLKLSIISSSWCGGSLIGNQWVLTAAHCTDGVQSLTVYLGATVRSSPEVQIAVPKSNIIIHENWNARTVKNDISLIKIPSVSYSSRIRPVNLPAISNSYSNYVGTTAVASGWGLISDSASKVTNNLQYAYVPVVANSVCSRVYGSSVVTSTNICISTAGGISTCRGDSGGPLVDTSSNVQIGLTSFGAAAGCAKGYPAAFTRVTSYVDWIRSKTGISA, encoded by the exons ATGAAGTTCCTAGTAGTTTTCACTTTGCTCTTGGCTTCTGCCTACGCTTCACCAGTACTCTTCCAACGTCAATTGGAAGTTCCAGTTTTGGCTGATGACCTAGAAGGACGCATTACCAATGGTCAAACCGCTTCTCCTGGCCAGTTCCCGTATCAAGTTggaatttcattgaaattgaGCATAATCTCGTCTTCCTGGTGTGGTGGTTCTTTGATTGGCAACCAATGGGTCCTTACCGCTGCTCACTGCACTGATGG TGTTCAATCTCTGACTGTCTACTTGGGCGCAACCGTTCGTAGCTCGCCCGAAGTTCAAATTGCCGTACCCAAGAGCAACATTATCATCCACGAAAATTGGAATGCCCGTACTGTGAAGAACGACATTTCCCTCATCAAAATCCCATCTGTTTCCTACTCCAGCAGAATACGACCTGTCAACTTGCCCGCTATCTCAAACTCCTACTCCAACTATGTTGGTACAACAGCTGTTGCCTCCGGTTGGGGACTCATCAGCGATTCAGCTTCTAAAGTGACAAATAATTTGCAATACGCTTACGTGCCAGTGGTTGCCAACAGTGTCTGCTCCCGTGTTTATGGCTCTTCGGTTGTGACTTCAACTAACATATGCATTTCAACCGCCGGTGGTATTTCCACTTGCAGAGGTGACTCTGGTGGCCCATTGGTAGACACCTCCTCAAACGTACAGATCGGTTTGACTTCATTCGGTGCTGCCGCCGGCTGCGCTAAGGGTTACCCAGCTGCCTTCACCCGTGTGACCAGCTACGTGGACTGGATTAGGAGCAAAACTGGCATTTCTGcttaa